The stretch of DNA atttctcatcacattattattataattatttatgtatttatttacttttgacTTTACTTGTAATTTCATTATATACTCTATTGTCATCCATTTTCAATTACActgttttactttttaatatattatactttaccattattattaccatatattatattatattatattttttattttgcgttAGTTtggaaatataaatgtaaaaatatttgacaTGCAGTAAGATGGCAGTATTTACACCTGGCTGACAGAAATGTTGAGGACCTTTATTTTGTCTTCCTCTTAGCCGGATGTTGTAGAACGTTATGTTAATGAATCTTCGCAGTGTCAGCGAGGCTAGTTGAGCGGAAGAGGACACCGGTGGAGGGCATTACATGTAACTCCAAATCAATAAACTCCCGTTGTCTTCAAGAAATTGTCAGCAGCTAATTGgaaatgttttctctttcttcttcccTTCAGCCACAGGTATCAAATCACTGTCTATATAGGACAGCGGGTTTCATAATTTAACATGCGCAGGCTAGCTGGTTAGCTAGCATATGTAACAAGAATAAGAAGCAGGACTTAAGATATAAACGAAtagtttttttgaaaaataatgaagAAAAGGCAATTTCATGTTACTAGTCTAGTCGTCCTCGTAATAGCTCACTTGATTGCAGTGTAATTGACgatttgtgttttaaaaaaatgctgttttaagaCATTGATTTGCGTTGATACCAATGTAAAACATGCTTCACTTTGCGTGAAACTGTGCTTGCACATCTGTTGAGAAATGAGGGCCCAAGGGTCCGTTCTTCGTCCGTCGTTTATTACATCCAGCTAAGCAGGATCTGTCCTGCTGTTGATGATTAGTATGGCTGGAtagagttatctgagataattgcgcgttcatgggTGTTTTTAAAGGGAGTTATGTATCGGCACACGAAACATCGATCAGcaatgcagcgattggctggcggcaacgtaatgacatcatataattaaaaaggacaCTTGACAAAAAACTTGAcacatttctggacttttataaagaAACATCCAAGAGAACAAAACttcatacattttataatagatgaatgaaatgtgcgtttttattattattattattattttttaaatgattcccATTTATAATTCACGACTATTTGTACAggctttacttttttatttcagtgtagtaATTAACAATTcatatttcaaatttaatttgatatttgaaCAGATGTGTTACGTGACATCATTAATTAAAGTTTTTAAGGGTTaagatcatgttatctgcatctcctgcactccatcaaTCCTCTCCTATAATACAGTAGCTGTCATCACTCAAATTACTGCATGACGAAAAACACGTTATCTCTGTGTTacactctaatacaattatgaagtcatttattttataacGAATGAAtctttcaatgagtaaaactggctgtgtatATAATATTAAAGACTACACAAAATTATCAAATTATCTTTAAAtcaatttttaaattattattatttaaaattattgtccctggaatCAGTAGGATACTCtagtaataaagtagcggtggtagccaACAGCTTTCAAATATAAATTCTGCTTAAAAAGAtgcaatctaatcctgtttacatgaaataagccttcTCCCGAGCCGGTTTGAGCTCACAGACCTGTTGCTACAACAGCAGCTTCAGGATGAGCTTCAAAGAACCAACCAATCCAAGATCATGCAAAATCTGGTCaccaatcaaatccagctaactgagttagcgaggTATGAAGATAGCACCCCAGGTTCGTGGGAAGttcaaatatttttcataagTGATTTCCCCCCATATCACAAATGTCCAATATTTCTCAGACATTTTAGTCTGTCTTACTGATACTATTGCCTCTTTCCCTTGATGAATGAgtgcaataactttttttttcttttttttgttgagaaatgTATAAATCGTTTTCACACAATCAAAAAATACTCATTGATGCATTATTTACATTGTGGAATTTCAAATTTTGAGAAAACACCCCAATATTGGTTGAATGTTCAAATTAAAGctgttataaaaatgtaattctcaAGACAGAAAAGAAGAAAACTTGGTTTGCCTGTTTATTTCCCCAGGTAACAGTCCAGCTGAGTCACCTGATCAATGCCCTGCACTCTCTGAAGGGTTCAGTGAGCATCaatcacaaacacagagagaacgCATCAGAACAAGAACTGAACTGCACAGAGGTAATCACACTGATGAATACTATACCCTCCCTTTGTCTCCTCTAGTCATTTATTGCAAATGTAGTTATAAAATTGAGCAGTTGAGCGTTAGCAGCTTTTAGATGAATGATGCTCATCTGAATCCTAACCGTGTTTTTCCTCTTTAAATTCTGATTCTGTGGTGGTGTGCTGGGAAGCCATCGCTGATCCTCCGGGATTTAGGATTGACAGATCTCGGGGTCGGCCAGCTAGATGAGCTGGTGCAGAAGCTTCTGCCCTGTGTTACTCAGCAGGAGTCGCTCTCACAACTGAGGACTGTGCCAAATATCTGGAGGACTTCCCATCTTTCCTCAGATTCGTTCTTTCACAACAAACATGGTGAGGCAAAAAATACATTCCCCTTCATTTCCTTGATACCTGAGCCTGTGACAGAAATAGTTACCAATAGTTTTTATTTGCGTTTATGCACAGTTCAACAGTTCACTCAATAACTTTGAATTGCTGCAGTTATCCATCACTGTGATcttgattattatattaattgattGTGCAGATTTCTCATACTGTACGGCTGAATTTGTCAGATGTGTTACCTGTTTAATTTCTGCTTTTCCTGTTCAGGGTTTTCAAGATTGGGTGGTGTCACTCCTGTGTTCTCCAAGCAGAACAAGTCACCTCTTCAAACACTATGTACAGATCTCAAATATTTGCCATGTTAAGTGtacagtattttattattcaCTTGTCACACGCAACTTCATTTGACATGATCTgtgtttttttccagctgatgttCATCAAAtgttaatcctttttttttcctcCCCTCAGTGATGGTTCCAAATCGTGGCTTTAAAACCCTGAAGTCCAGAACACGCCGTCTACAGGGAGGCTTTGAGACTTCAGGGGAGCCTGAGGGATTTACACCATCATTTATGAAGGTCACCCACACAGCAATACAGTGCTTTCTTTTAAATGATTACCCTAatgtagtgtttatttactgtactTAGATTATTACAACAAAAAGAGATGGTTCACTAGCATTTTGATTGCATTTGAATGAATTACAGAACTGAAACCTGGGAGTAATTTGTTTTCTTAAGTGCATGTGCATTTTTGTGCAAGTTTATTGTTCAATAGCCCacagaaaacattatataaactatCTAAATAACTATGTTTTAAGGTTTGTTTGtccattttaatgttatttatggtTTTGTCCATCAGGGTTTCCTTACACGAGACAAAGGGCCAGATGTTGAAACACTGGACAAGCTCCTTAAAAACAAGAACATTCCTGATGGTCAGCATGATGcttttaagactggttttgcagAGGGATTCCTAAAAGCACAGGCACTAACACAGAGAACCCAAGGCAAGCTTTAAGGCTTTCAGTAGACAAAAGCTCCATAAAACCATTTGTGTGACCTTCATACAGTACTGTAAATACCGTAAGTCTGTCTCTCACAGACAAGCCAGCCTTGCTTTTGCCCTGACTGAGGTCTATTGAATGCAGAATGTTTCTCAACCTGATGTAATTGTTTCCTTTCTcactttattattgtatttaaaaaaaaatcaaataatcatATTGTCATTTCCAACAGAATCATTAAGGAGGACACGACTGATACTATTGGTGCTTTTGCTGGTGGGGTTATATGGACTCTCAAAAACACCTTTCTTATCAGGTAAATATTATTTGTTAGGATTTAGGATTTGTCTCCCTAAATTCAGTATAGATTATGCCCTGTGTCATGTCTACTTGTGTGAAtatcaaatttttattattagtataagTCTTTGCTTGGATTGAAAACCATTAATGCTCTCTAGGCGGTCTTGCCCCTTTCATGCCCCTTTTGTGGCTTTGCgagagctttgtgtgtgtgtgtgtgtgtgtgtgtgtttggagtgtGAACTATCATGTAACCTTTCCGAACAGTGCGATTCCGAACCACTTCAGGCCTGGACTCAGCAGTGGACCCTGTCCAGATGAAGAACGTCACCTTTGAGCATGTGAAGGGTGTGGAGGAGGCTAAGAATGAGCTACAGGAAGTGGTGGAGTTCCTCCGGAACCCACAGAAGTTCACTGCTTTGGGAGGAAAGCTGCCTAAAGGTAAGAACACACTTTTGCTGAAAGGCTCCAAGCCAGAACCATTCAAATTAATAGTTACATTTCAATTCTACTGTTGTTTGCTCATCGTCAAATTTTagcaaacctgtatgatttttaatttaattttttaatctgTGGAATagatttatgaaaaataattacaaCTACATCTACCTTCTTTACCATTTAATAGTAGTTCATAGTGACCACATGTCTAGAGcttaaaaaaggataaaaaaaagacaCCATTACAGAAGTCCatatttaaactaattaattaatttttttcataggaaTCTTGTTGGTTGGGCCTCCAGGAACAGGAAAGACCCTGTTGGCCCGTGCTGTGGCCGGAGAGGCAGATGTGCCATTCTACTACGCATCTGGCTCAGAGTTTGATGAGATGTTTGTTGGTGTTGGTGCTAGCCGAATCCGAAACCTTTTCAGTGAGTGCCTAGCTTGCATAGAGCCAAATCTTAATTCTACAAATAGTGAATGAATGCATGTATTAAAGCAGTTCTCCTGCATTTGCTTTCTAGGGGAAGCTAAAGCTAATGCTCCTTGTGTTATCTTCATTGATGAGCTGGATAGTGTTGGAGGAAAGAGGATTGAGTCCCCCATGCACCCCTATTCTAGACAGACAATCAATCAGCTTCTAGCAGAGATGGATGGGTGAGCTGTGCTACTCAGACTGACTTCATTGTGGTCTGTGCTTGAGTTTCCTTCACTAACTTTTGGTTTTTAACATGTGCAGGTTTAAGCCAAATGAAGGTGTCATCATAATCGGAGCAACAAACTTCCCTGAAGCTTTGGATAAGTATGTATATTTCTTTTCGAACATCTAAAGACTGAAGACTGCTTGTTTTACAATATGCTCAAATATAATAAGATATATGTGTTATTGTGAGTTTGTGAAAGTCTTCTGTCAGTATAATGTGTGTGATTGGTCAGAAAATCTGAATCTTGTTCCTCAGCGCTCTGATCCGGCCAGGCCGTTTTGATATGCAGGTCACAGTCCCCAGACCAGACGTGAAAGGCCGCACTGAAATCCTCAAGTGGtaccttaaaaaaattaaagtagaCAGTGGTAAGTGGTCTGTGAAAGACTCATTTCTTAATGTTGTGAGGTAAAAAAAGGTTCCTTTACGGGAAGTGAAGTAATTGTTGTTAAGGATTATTGTATTTTCTGGACATTAGCTGTGGAGGCAGAGGTCATTGCCCGAGGAACAGTGGGGTTCTCTGGAGCCGAGCTGGAGAATCTAGTTAATCAGGCTGCACTAAAGGCAGCTGTGGATGGCAAAGACATGGTGACCATGAAGGAGTTGGAGTTCGCTAAGGACAAAATACTGATGGGTAGGTACCTCTAACTGAAGAAATTGTGTTGCTCATATTAGTCACATTTACCCCTAAATTTCAGATAATTACATTTTTCCATAGTTCAccggaaatatttttttctagaaatgccaaaaccaaaaataaagtttaaataattacatttgggCAACTGAACTCAGTATTCTGTTCAGGGTGTCATATACTATCGTAGTGTGCATAGGTATCATAGACATTGATATTTCAGCCAAACAAATTTTACATATGACAGTATTTTTGGTCCAGGGTCATGTAAGTTGCATGGGTATATTTGtggcaatagccaacaatacgttatatggatcataattatcaatttttcttttatgccaaaaattattatgatcatgttccatgaagatattaagtAAATTTCCTACGGTAAATTTATCAAAGCTTAAGTCAAATGTGTTGCTTAGAACCACATTTGGACAACttaaaaggtgattttctcagtatttcgattttatgcaccttcagattccagattttcaaatagttgtttaTCTGTAAATATAGCAAAACATTATCCTATCGCAACAAACCATACATCCACAGAAAACTAattcattcagctttcaggtgatgtataaatctcaacaaaaaaaaaaaagacccttatgactagttttgtggtccagggtcacacattgcTATTCTAGTATCAGTTTTGGTCCTGAAGAAGTCTGTCCATGCTGACATGTTTACCTGTTGCAGCTTATTTACATTGTTTATGAAAAAGTTGCTGACACCATTAGAGAAGCACTCATTTTTGGCCCATTAAATCCATTTTGGGTGAAACTGCAATTTCATTTTTCTGCTGTTTCAGTTGAATGTTTTCAGTGGCTGAAATTGCCTTTGCCTTTCTGCAGGGCCGGAACGCAGGAGCGCAGAGATTGACAAGAAGAATAAAGAGATCACAGCTTACCATGAGTCAGGCCATGCTATTATTGCATACTACACCAAAGATGCCATGCCCATAAATAAAGCCACCATTATGCCGAGAGGCCCCACTCTGGGTCATgtgagtacatttttaattgattaGAAGAGTTGAAACTTTGAAAGGGCTAATCTCTTCTCTTTAGGTTGAAACTGTAAAGTCAGCGTTAGAATTTTTTTTGgagataaatgtttatttttcaagtGTGAAACAGTCTGCCTTGATTTAGTGccagtatttttgtttttctctcttaaGGTGTCCATGCTCCCAGAGAATGACCGCTGGAGTGAAACTCGTTCTCAACTTCTGGCCCAGATGGACGTCAGCATGGGCGGCCGAGTGGCTGAGGAGCTCATCTTCGGCAGTGAGAATATCACTACTGGTATGTTGCAGTCCTGTTTGTTCTGGGGTTGCAGTGTCATTaagtatgtttttgtatttatgatTACTATATTATAGAGTGACCTTGCTGTAAGTGTGTTTATTGTACATGCGAGAAGACAATTCATGAACAGGAAATACTGCACAGTGATGCTTATCACttatttctgttcatctgtggaattgtttgttgtttttactcAGGAGCATCAAGTGATTTTGACAGTGCTACAAAAATAGCTAAAATGATGGTGACCAGATTTGGCATGTGTGAAAAGGTTTGTCATATTTAGCAAATTATTTTTGCTATCTGGATATATGTAATATAGATGAAtgttaattttagattttatttatttactttggtTTTGAAGGAGTTGGTTGCCTTCAAATTTATTGATGCCAAATGTCATTAACTGTTGCATATTTTCATGCATAAAGACTTTGTTGTCCaaggaaaaatattaagcaggaaataaATGGTATGAcataaattgcatgttatttcCTAAGTCAAATAATtgacttattttttttccaaatgtagtaaaactaaaatgtattaagtAGACAATTTTGCATCTGTTGTTTTCATGACAATAGAAAGCAAGGCAGCTCCCTAGGTTTTAAAAAATAgttctataaatattttttcttttcagagcTATTGACTGATGTCTGTCGTTCTTTTTTGTTAATAGTTGGGTGTCATGACATATACTGACCTCACCAAGCAGAGCCCAGAAACTCAGGCAGCCATTGAACATGAAGTCAGGACACTTCTGAGGGTAAACTTTGTTCTGATCTAATTCAGTCCTCAAATCAGTACATTTTTAAGCACTCAACAGCCTGCTGTTAACATTTCTTGATACCAGCTACTATTTCCCCCTTCATTTTTGGCtcaaatattttgtttgaaaTCTCCTAGGATTCCTACGAGCGTGCTAAAGTGCTCCTGAAGTCTCGTTCTAAGGAACACAAAAATCTTGCTGAAGCTTTGCTGCGGTATGAGACATTGGATGCCAAAGAGATCCAGCTGGTCTTGGAGGGAAAGACAATAGCCAGCAGATGAGGGCTCACCAGGACCTTCAGGCAACAGGGAAAGGACAATGGAACCCTAAAAGACATGAATGTACATATGCAACCAAGAGCTTGGTAGGCCAACAATCCCCATtggtaaagagtttttttttctttttctccctgaGCCAGATCTCtaaaaatgtttcagttttacaTGCTTGGGATTTTCTTCCAAAGAAATTGTTAATGGTTTTTGAACTCATTTACTATCTATTTCAGTGTTTTTCTGGCCCATTGACTGTAGGTGCTGCCTTATTTGTAGTGGAGCTGATTTTGAATAAATCATTAAGCTGTAAGCAACAGTCCAGTTTACTATTAAGGAAGGAACAAATTGCTGTTCACTGTTTCTGACAGAGTTGTCTGAGCCAGGCTGAGCATATGTTGCATGGTGGCCTTTGAGAAATAGAAGggaaggttttttgtttttttaatctggAATGTTTCAAAGCACTTTAGTGCTGggacatttgaattatttttgtgatgcatttATTGTCTGCTTGTGAACAATGCTGCTTCAAAATACCTTAATCGTCACAGTAAGTAAATACACCAGAACCCCAGTGTGCTAAGAAATTCCAAGTGGCTCAGTAATCAATAAACTTGTGTAGTTTGAGCTCTATTTCACAAGACTATTTTTATACCATCTGGAATATTACATGTTCCATCTTATAGGTTTAAATGCTTACTCTCTTGCATCAGTTTGATCATAAATGGCAATCATAAAACAAAAGGGAAACTACAATGtgatattcatttaaatttgatATTAGATCTGCATTTCGCATGTTCCAGTGGTTATTATACTCTGTTTGTTCAGCTTTATTCtacacattatttattcatgtacaGTAGCTCTACATCTATGATTTTACCTTGCATTCATGTATGTTTGCCTTTTACCCAAGCTCGTTTTagttgtgtgtatatacagtatatatttataattaataaaattaaaatcaaggacATTGTATATAAGTGTATTAGATTCATTTTAGATTTTAGTTCGACCtggtttgtaattaaaaaaaaaaattcttttgaaGCTGTTGCACATTAAATAATGAATGGGAGCTGAACAGAATAAAGGAAACATAACTCTGCAGAATTGTTATTTTCATGGACTGTGATAACTTCTGCATTGCGAGAACATTACCATTATACAAGTAAACAAGTCTAAACTAAATGCTTGTGCCAAGTTCTAGATGGTTGCCCAAATTATAAGTTTGAGGATTTTCACCCAGTTATGTCTCTTTGCTTTGAAATAATTAGCTTTCCTCTAGAAGCCCCACGGTTAAAATGACACCGTTTTCTTTTTGGACGGCGCTACACATCAAGAGCTCACACTTCTGATGTGTcaagactttcgttcatctttgaaacacaaataaagatatttttaaagaaatcccaGATTCCTGTCCCTCCATTTTAAAGTCCATTCACACAACATTTTGACAAATGGTTCATAAATAGATGGTAAAGTAAATCTGCTTTAATTGAGCAGTTTAATTAACATAGGCTTTATTCACGTATTAACGCTGATAAAAGCACATATATAAtaacatcaaatatggtaaacagacTTTCAGTGGAAGAACAGAAATCACTcgggtttaataaaaatgttgccATATCAAATGACAGTCCACATGTTACTGCAATCATTCACTGTGAATTTCAACTACGatttcattttgcacatttcTAGGATaatatgttgaaaacatttgaaaatctgTCTTCACTATACTTTGAACATGCTTCTAAGTGCTTTAAAAGTAACCACAagaaattcatttttttcttactttaatacaattttaattttacaagTATATTAAAGAAGAGATGGGATATGATGAAGAAAAAGCAGAAGTTTGATATTCGAATTCAATGCTGCCATCATTTGTGGCAAAATCCAAAGAAAGTTAGAAATACTGGAATAAAAGCAATGCCATGAAGCAGCCCAAAAGTAATGACTAGGAACACAATGGTGAAAAAGGTTCTGAATATGTAGCTACTGGAAGCTGAAAGCACAACCACACCCACAATTGTAGACAGAGCCCCCTGAAGTATGGGGTAGCCCAGGTGTGTCATTGCCTCCACAACTCTTTCATTCACATCGGGCTTGGTACTGGACACAAACGTGTAGGAGATATGAGCAGAGAAGTCCACAGAAAAACCGATGCTAATGACCAGGTTTATCATGGAGATTGAATCAAGACTTACGTCTAGCAGTGCCATAAAACCGGTGACTCCCAAAATGACTGAAGCGATGGCAAAAGCAACCCACAAGGCACAAAGAGGATTTGGAATCAGCACAAGGGAGATGAGCAGCATTACTAGGGTTGCCACAGAGATGGTCTGAAGAGTGACATGCCCTATTACTGTATACTGATCATGGTATATAAACGCTGGATGGT from Carassius gibelio isolate Cgi1373 ecotype wild population from Czech Republic chromosome B2, carGib1.2-hapl.c, whole genome shotgun sequence encodes:
- the yme1l1b gene encoding ATP-dependent zinc metalloprotease YME1L1b isoform X1; amino-acid sequence: MFSLSSSLQPQVTVQLSHLINALHSLKGSVSINHKHRENASEQELNCTEPSLILRDLGLTDLGVGQLDELVQKLLPCVTQQESLSQLRTVPNIWRTSHLSSDSFFHNKHGFSRLGGVTPVFSKQNKSPLQTLCTDLKYLPLMVPNRGFKTLKSRTRRLQGGFETSGEPEGFTPSFMKGFLTRDKGPDVETLDKLLKNKNIPDGQHDAFKTGFAEGFLKAQALTQRTQESLRRTRLILLVLLLVGLYGLSKTPFLSVRFRTTSGLDSAVDPVQMKNVTFEHVKGVEEAKNELQEVVEFLRNPQKFTALGGKLPKGILLVGPPGTGKTLLARAVAGEADVPFYYASGSEFDEMFVGVGASRIRNLFREAKANAPCVIFIDELDSVGGKRIESPMHPYSRQTINQLLAEMDGFKPNEGVIIIGATNFPEALDNALIRPGRFDMQVTVPRPDVKGRTEILKWYLKKIKVDSAVEAEVIARGTVGFSGAELENLVNQAALKAAVDGKDMVTMKELEFAKDKILMGPERRSAEIDKKNKEITAYHESGHAIIAYYTKDAMPINKATIMPRGPTLGHVSMLPENDRWSETRSQLLAQMDVSMGGRVAEELIFGSENITTGASSDFDSATKIAKMMVTRFGMCEKLGVMTYTDLTKQSPETQAAIEHEVRTLLRDSYERAKVLLKSRSKEHKNLAEALLRYETLDAKEIQLVLEGKTIASR
- the yme1l1b gene encoding ATP-dependent zinc metalloprotease YME1L1b isoform X3 gives rise to the protein MFSLSSSLQPQVTVQLSHLINALHSLKGSVSINHKHRENASEQELNCTEPSLILRDLGLTDLGVGQLDELVQKLLPCVTQQESLSQLRTVPNIWRTSHLSSDSFFHNKHGFSRLGGVTPVFSKQNKSPLQTLLMVPNRGFKTLKSRTRRLQGGFETSGEPEGFTPSFMKGFLTRDKGPDVETLDKLLKNKNIPDGQHDAFKTGFAEGFLKAQALTQRTQESLRRTRLILLVLLLVGLYGLSKTPFLSVRFRTTSGLDSAVDPVQMKNVTFEHVKGVEEAKNELQEVVEFLRNPQKFTALGGKLPKGILLVGPPGTGKTLLARAVAGEADVPFYYASGSEFDEMFVGVGASRIRNLFREAKANAPCVIFIDELDSVGGKRIESPMHPYSRQTINQLLAEMDGFKPNEGVIIIGATNFPEALDNALIRPGRFDMQVTVPRPDVKGRTEILKWYLKKIKVDSAVEAEVIARGTVGFSGAELENLVNQAALKAAVDGKDMVTMKELEFAKDKILMGPERRSAEIDKKNKEITAYHESGHAIIAYYTKDAMPINKATIMPRGPTLGHVSMLPENDRWSETRSQLLAQMDVSMGGRVAEELIFGSENITTGASSDFDSATKIAKMMVTRFGMCEKLGVMTYTDLTKQSPETQAAIEHEVRTLLRDSYERAKVLLKSRSKEHKNLAEALLRYETLDAKEIQLVLEGKTIASR
- the yme1l1b gene encoding ATP-dependent zinc metalloprotease YME1L1b isoform X2, producing the protein MKIAPQVTVQLSHLINALHSLKGSVSINHKHRENASEQELNCTEPSLILRDLGLTDLGVGQLDELVQKLLPCVTQQESLSQLRTVPNIWRTSHLSSDSFFHNKHGFSRLGGVTPVFSKQNKSPLQTLCTDLKYLPLMVPNRGFKTLKSRTRRLQGGFETSGEPEGFTPSFMKGFLTRDKGPDVETLDKLLKNKNIPDGQHDAFKTGFAEGFLKAQALTQRTQESLRRTRLILLVLLLVGLYGLSKTPFLSVRFRTTSGLDSAVDPVQMKNVTFEHVKGVEEAKNELQEVVEFLRNPQKFTALGGKLPKGILLVGPPGTGKTLLARAVAGEADVPFYYASGSEFDEMFVGVGASRIRNLFREAKANAPCVIFIDELDSVGGKRIESPMHPYSRQTINQLLAEMDGFKPNEGVIIIGATNFPEALDNALIRPGRFDMQVTVPRPDVKGRTEILKWYLKKIKVDSAVEAEVIARGTVGFSGAELENLVNQAALKAAVDGKDMVTMKELEFAKDKILMGPERRSAEIDKKNKEITAYHESGHAIIAYYTKDAMPINKATIMPRGPTLGHVSMLPENDRWSETRSQLLAQMDVSMGGRVAEELIFGSENITTGASSDFDSATKIAKMMVTRFGMCEKLGVMTYTDLTKQSPETQAAIEHEVRTLLRDSYERAKVLLKSRSKEHKNLAEALLRYETLDAKEIQLVLEGKTIASR